A single genomic interval of Litoreibacter ponti harbors:
- a CDS encoding vanadium-dependent haloperoxidase has product MPKDRQSNAHRVRIEAADLAHSRPHPTHAANGDETRFSSACYALTFTKGLCHDVATGLVSDPTHFEAFRGAIDEGYIEAFTSRVPVPQDPKRGRRRWEAPTAGSAYDLQGPDAQAVTMPPAPAMGSSELDFELAEVYELALLRDTPLLSFDQNGGPGSGDVNDAVSRLNAMDYAKDGFPGRPRTNEGGQLTRQTVFRGSGVGVEHGPYLSQFLWIGSCDQAGSIDVGDGYISYGGQRIDQRVLRAKDGDDHMTNWQDWLDVQKGFDVNGCGSGQTLDGERCFIHRPRDLATYVHFDALYQAYLNATLILLGMGTPFDPGFAKLSGMRDMFNPLSGAAGIKQNAGGFALYGGPQILTLVTEVATRALKAVRYQKFNNHLRLRPEALAGRLARACEIDSAHPSTCGAFSSMRDRMVPTLSAIDSANPADPALPGGNLLLPMAFREGSPMHPTYGAGHATVAGACVTIVKAFFDTGTVMGANADEGCRKGKIGFYRRIEDPCYFEAVEKGKTLDKRRAECPLTLEGELNKLAANVSIGRNMAGVHYYSDYYDSLRMGEEIAIGMLQEQALCYPTDDFVLSVPTFDGDLVRIGGK; this is encoded by the coding sequence ATGCCCAAAGATAGACAATCCAACGCCCACCGCGTGCGCATCGAGGCCGCTGATCTGGCCCATAGCCGCCCGCACCCGACCCATGCTGCCAATGGCGACGAGACGCGGTTTTCGAGCGCGTGCTACGCGCTGACTTTCACCAAGGGCCTGTGCCACGACGTGGCCACTGGCCTTGTGTCCGACCCCACGCATTTCGAGGCGTTTCGCGGCGCCATTGACGAGGGCTATATCGAGGCCTTCACGTCGCGCGTGCCGGTTCCGCAGGACCCGAAGCGCGGTCGCCGCAGGTGGGAGGCCCCGACCGCCGGTAGCGCCTATGATCTGCAGGGCCCCGACGCGCAGGCCGTCACCATGCCGCCCGCCCCCGCGATGGGCTCGTCCGAGCTCGATTTCGAGTTGGCGGAGGTCTATGAGCTGGCGCTTTTGCGCGATACGCCACTTCTGAGCTTCGATCAAAACGGCGGGCCCGGCTCGGGCGACGTGAATGATGCGGTCAGCCGCCTCAATGCGATGGACTACGCCAAGGACGGCTTCCCCGGCCGCCCGCGCACCAATGAAGGCGGGCAGCTGACCCGCCAGACCGTGTTTCGCGGCTCGGGGGTGGGGGTCGAGCACGGGCCTTACCTGTCGCAGTTCCTGTGGATCGGGTCGTGCGATCAGGCGGGCAGCATCGATGTGGGGGACGGCTATATCAGCTATGGCGGTCAGCGGATCGACCAGCGGGTGCTGCGCGCCAAGGATGGCGACGACCACATGACCAACTGGCAGGACTGGCTCGACGTCCAGAAGGGCTTCGATGTGAACGGATGCGGGTCCGGGCAGACGCTTGACGGCGAGCGGTGCTTCATCCACCGGCCGCGTGATCTGGCGACCTACGTGCATTTCGACGCGCTCTATCAGGCCTATCTGAACGCCACGCTGATCCTTCTGGGCATGGGCACGCCGTTCGACCCCGGCTTTGCGAAGCTGTCAGGGATGCGCGACATGTTCAACCCGCTCTCCGGCGCGGCCGGGATCAAGCAGAACGCGGGCGGCTTTGCGCTGTACGGCGGGCCGCAGATCCTGACCCTGGTCACCGAGGTGGCGACGCGGGCGCTCAAGGCCGTGCGCTACCAGAAGTTCAACAACCACCTGCGGCTGCGGCCAGAGGCGCTGGCGGGTCGGTTGGCGCGGGCGTGCGAGATCGACAGCGCGCACCCGTCGACCTGCGGGGCGTTCTCCAGCATGCGCGACCGCATGGTGCCCACGCTCAGCGCCATCGACAGCGCCAACCCGGCCGATCCGGCGCTGCCCGGGGGCAACCTGCTGCTGCCCATGGCCTTCCGCGAAGGCTCGCCCATGCATCCGACCTACGGGGCGGGGCATGCCACCGTGGCGGGGGCCTGCGTGACCATTGTCAAGGCGTTCTTCGATACCGGCACCGTTATGGGGGCCAATGCCGATGAGGGCTGCCGGAAGGGCAAGATCGGCTTCTACCGCCGGATCGAGGACCCGTGCTACTTCGAGGCGGTCGAGAAGGGCAAGACGCTCGACAAGCGCCGCGCAGAATGCCCGCTGACGCTGGAGGGCGAGCTGAACAAGCTGGCCGCCAACGTCTCCATCGGGCGCAACATGGCCGGGGTGCACTACTATTCCGACTACTACGACAGCCTGCGCATGGGCGAGGAGATCGCCATCGGCATGTTGCAGGAGCAGGCGCTGTGCTACCCGACCGACGATTTCGTCCTGTCGGTGCCGACCTTCGACGGCGATCTTGTGCGCATCGGCGGCAAGTGA
- a CDS encoding DUF2161 domain-containing phosphodiesterase, producing MVKEVELYPAVKSFLEGQGYEVKSEIGACDVVGCRAGDDPVIVELKAVFSLSLFHQGVARQAICDDVYVAVPHKPGKPFLKAIKDNTALCRRLGLGLITVRLRDGLVQVHVDPAPYAPRKSKMRKGRLLREFARRVGDPNAGGQTRAGLITAYRQDALKCARHLAAQGVSKGAAVAKAAEVPTATRIMAADHYGWFERVEKGHYGLTPKGVAALGDYKDAL from the coding sequence ATGGTGAAAGAGGTCGAGCTATACCCCGCCGTGAAATCCTTCCTCGAAGGGCAGGGCTACGAGGTGAAATCGGAGATCGGGGCCTGCGATGTCGTGGGCTGCCGCGCGGGCGATGACCCGGTTATCGTGGAGCTGAAGGCGGTCTTCTCATTGAGCCTGTTCCACCAGGGCGTTGCCCGGCAAGCGATCTGCGATGATGTCTATGTCGCCGTGCCGCACAAGCCGGGCAAGCCGTTTCTCAAGGCGATCAAGGACAACACCGCGCTCTGCCGCAGGCTGGGTCTGGGGCTGATCACCGTGCGATTGCGTGACGGGCTGGTCCAGGTCCATGTCGACCCCGCGCCCTATGCCCCGCGGAAATCTAAGATGCGCAAGGGGCGGCTGTTGCGCGAGTTCGCCCGCCGGGTGGGCGATCCGAATGCGGGCGGGCAGACCCGGGCCGGACTGATCACCGCCTACCGCCAGGACGCGCTGAAATGCGCGCGCCATCTGGCGGCGCAGGGCGTCTCAAAGGGGGCGGCGGTGGCAAAGGCCGCGGAGGTGCCGACGGCCACGCGGATCATGGCGGCGGATCACTACGGCTGGTTCGAGCGGGTCGAAAAGGGCCATTACGGCCTGACGCCGAAAGGGGTCGCGGCGTTGGGCGATTATAAAGACGCGCTTTAG
- a CDS encoding manganese-dependent inorganic pyrophosphatase, with translation MTTLIFGHKSPDTDSTGSPLIWEWFLNHTGTDAQAALLGEPNTEAAFMLERWSLDKPQIIDNVRDGQPCVIVDTNNPAELPENINDADIRAIIDHHKLVGGLETAGPIDITIRPLACTATIMHDLMGDHADHMPDKIKGAMLSCILSDTLEFRSPTTTDTDRALAEKLAGELGISIPDYAAEMFAAKSDVSAFSAAELLRMDSKEYEVGSVKFRVSVLETTSPKMVLDRQDEIMAAMSTVAGEDKVNEVLLFVVDILNEEATMLIPNDLSKRVAELSFGAKVDGNSVVLPGIMSRKKQIIPALKV, from the coding sequence ATGACGACCCTGATTTTCGGCCACAAATCCCCTGACACCGACAGTACCGGCTCGCCGCTGATCTGGGAATGGTTCCTCAACCACACCGGCACCGACGCGCAGGCCGCCCTGCTGGGCGAGCCCAACACCGAGGCCGCTTTCATGCTGGAGCGCTGGTCGCTCGATAAGCCGCAGATCATCGACAATGTGCGCGACGGCCAGCCTTGCGTGATCGTGGACACCAACAATCCCGCCGAGCTGCCTGAGAATATCAACGACGCCGATATCCGCGCGATTATCGACCATCACAAGCTGGTGGGCGGGCTCGAGACGGCGGGCCCCATCGACATCACCATTCGCCCGCTGGCCTGCACGGCCACGATCATGCACGATCTGATGGGCGATCACGCGGATCACATGCCCGACAAGATCAAGGGCGCGATGCTGAGCTGCATCCTGTCGGACACGCTGGAGTTCCGCTCGCCCACGACGACCGATACCGACCGCGCGCTGGCCGAGAAGCTGGCGGGCGAGCTGGGCATCTCGATCCCCGACTATGCCGCCGAGATGTTTGCCGCCAAATCCGACGTCTCCGCCTTCTCGGCGGCAGAGCTGCTGCGCATGGACAGCAAGGAATACGAGGTTGGCTCGGTCAAATTCCGCGTCTCGGTACTGGAAACCACCAGCCCCAAGATGGTGCTCGACCGCCAGGACGAGATCATGGCCGCCATGTCCACCGTGGCAGGCGAGGACAAGGTGAACGAGGTGTTGCTCTTCGTCGTCGATATCCTCAACGAAGAGGCCACGATGCTGATCCCGAACGATCTGTCCAAGCGCGTGGCGGAGCTGTCTTTCGGCGCCAAGGTCGACGGCAACTCGGTCGTTCTGCCGGGCATCATGAGCCGTAAAAAGCAGATTATCCCGGCGCTCAAGGTCTGA
- a CDS encoding thioredoxin family protein — protein MALLDTPLCDFGAPAPDFSLKTPDGKLVTLDDARGPKGLLVAFVCNHCPYVVAVAARLGEDAKALREMGLGVVAIMSNDYRDYPADAPERMQPFADKYGWDFPYLIDEDQSVGRAYGAVCTPDFFGYNAALGLQYRGRLDSAGMGDASGRVPDLLNAMRAVAETGEGPAEQTPSMGCSIKWSR, from the coding sequence ATGGCCCTGCTCGACACCCCGCTCTGCGACTTTGGCGCCCCGGCGCCTGACTTCTCATTGAAGACGCCGGACGGCAAGCTGGTCACGCTGGACGACGCGCGCGGGCCGAAGGGCCTGCTGGTGGCCTTCGTGTGCAACCATTGCCCCTATGTCGTGGCCGTCGCAGCGCGGTTGGGCGAGGACGCGAAAGCGCTGCGGGAGATGGGGCTGGGCGTGGTCGCGATCATGTCCAATGACTACCGCGACTACCCGGCCGACGCGCCGGAGCGGATGCAGCCCTTCGCAGATAAATACGGCTGGGACTTCCCCTACCTGATCGACGAGGACCAATCCGTGGGCCGCGCCTATGGTGCTGTCTGCACGCCGGACTTCTTCGGCTACAACGCGGCTCTCGGCCTGCAATATCGCGGACGGTTGGACAGCGCTGGCATGGGCGATGCATCAGGCCGCGTGCCGGACCTGCTCAATGCCATGCGCGCCGTGGCCGAGACGGGCGAAGGCCCTGCGGAACAGACGCCGTCGATGGGATGTTCTATCAAGTGGAGCCGGTGA
- a CDS encoding TIGR01459 family HAD-type hydrolase, with protein MTQIITHLSEVSDRYDALFVDLWGCIHNGLEPFADAVAAMQTYRAKGGKVIFVTNAPRHRGSVAKQLDKIGVARDSWDAIATSGDSARFAMFNGAVGSKVYFIGQPHDQNFFDPLEIVEDPVTIEQVPLDQAEGIVCCGPTDPMADPEVNRPEFLYAKQKGMKLLCANPDIVVDRGETREWCAGALAQLYTEMGGESLYFGKPHPPIYDLARRRLFALGENIPDSRILCIGDGVLTDIRGALGEDLDSLFISGGLAAAETKTETQPDPDLLSAYLEKEMVSPTYTIGFLR; from the coding sequence TTGACGCAGATCATCACCCACCTTTCCGAGGTCTCCGACCGCTACGACGCGCTCTTCGTGGACCTTTGGGGCTGCATCCATAACGGGCTGGAACCCTTCGCCGACGCGGTTGCGGCGATGCAGACCTACCGCGCCAAAGGCGGCAAGGTGATCTTCGTGACAAACGCCCCGCGCCATCGCGGCAGCGTCGCTAAGCAGTTGGATAAGATCGGTGTGGCCCGTGACAGCTGGGACGCGATTGCGACCTCCGGCGACAGCGCGCGCTTTGCGATGTTCAACGGTGCGGTGGGCTCCAAGGTCTATTTCATCGGGCAACCGCACGACCAGAATTTCTTCGATCCGCTTGAAATCGTTGAAGATCCCGTGACGATCGAGCAGGTTCCGCTGGACCAGGCCGAAGGCATCGTCTGCTGCGGCCCGACCGACCCGATGGCCGACCCGGAGGTGAACCGCCCCGAGTTTCTTTACGCCAAGCAGAAGGGCATGAAGCTGCTGTGTGCAAACCCCGACATCGTAGTGGACCGCGGCGAGACCCGCGAATGGTGCGCGGGCGCGCTGGCGCAGCTCTATACCGAGATGGGCGGCGAGAGCCTCTATTTTGGCAAGCCCCATCCGCCGATCTATGACCTCGCTCGGCGGCGTCTGTTCGCGTTGGGCGAAAACATTCCCGATAGCCGTATCCTGTGCATCGGGGACGGCGTGTTAACCGACATTCGCGGCGCGCTCGGCGAGGACCTTGATTCCCTTTTCATCTCCGGCGGCCTCGCCGCAGCGGAGACAAAAACTGAGACTCAGCCCGATCCTGATCTGCTAAGTGCTTATCTCGAAAAGGAAATGGTCAGCCCGACCTATACGATTGGCTTCCTGCGTTAA
- a CDS encoding MaoC family dehydratase, translating to MLDTPRSDNLPRGTICIEDIEIGMKRHLRKQITDRDIELFAEVSTDCNPVHLDDDYARDTIFAGRIAHGMLTAGLISAVIGEQLPGHGTVYLGQSLKFLAPVRPGDMVMAEVEVVEIDHAKRRVTMHTRCEVDGKNVLKGEAVVLAPSRKFD from the coding sequence ATGCTTGATACACCCCGTTCCGACAACCTTCCTCGCGGCACTATTTGCATTGAGGATATCGAGATCGGCATGAAGCGGCACCTGCGCAAGCAGATCACCGACCGCGATATTGAGCTGTTCGCCGAAGTCTCCACCGACTGCAACCCGGTGCATCTCGATGACGATTACGCCCGCGACACGATCTTCGCAGGCCGCATTGCCCATGGGATGCTGACCGCCGGGCTTATCTCTGCCGTCATTGGCGAGCAGCTGCCTGGGCATGGCACCGTCTATCTGGGGCAAAGCCTGAAATTCCTCGCCCCCGTGCGCCCCGGCGACATGGTCATGGCCGAGGTCGAAGTTGTCGAGATTGACCACGCCAAGCGCCGCGTCACGATGCACACCCGCTGCGAGGTGGATGGCAAGAACGTGCTGAAGGGCGAGGCTGTGGTTCTCGCGCCGAGCCGCAAGTTCGACTAA
- a CDS encoding bifunctional riboflavin kinase/FAD synthetase, translating into MRIIRDHQFVRPEDRGATAAIGNFDGVHIGHQAVIDIARNAAPDAPLGIVTFEPHPREFFAKDAPPFRLMNAEAKANRLEKLGVERLYQLNFNTTLSSLTAEEFARDVIADGLGLKHVVVGADFCFGKGRAGNAKMLQEFGQRFGFGVTIADLVTQDTAQVSSTNIRKALSEGRPRDAAAMLSHWHRIEGPVIQGDQRGRELGYPTANMSIDGLHPPRFGVYAVLVDVLTGPHRGSYQGAASIGVRPMFGVNTPNCESFLFDFKGDLYGETLSVALVDFLRGEEKFDGLEALITQMDADCARARDILGAL; encoded by the coding sequence ATGAGGATCATCCGCGACCACCAATTTGTCCGCCCCGAAGACCGCGGCGCCACCGCAGCCATCGGCAATTTCGACGGGGTGCATATCGGCCATCAGGCGGTGATCGACATCGCCCGCAATGCCGCGCCGGACGCCCCGCTGGGGATCGTCACCTTTGAGCCGCATCCGCGCGAGTTCTTCGCAAAGGACGCCCCGCCCTTCCGCCTGATGAACGCCGAGGCCAAGGCGAACCGGTTGGAAAAGCTGGGGGTCGAACGGCTCTATCAGCTCAATTTCAACACCACGCTCTCGAGTCTGACAGCGGAGGAATTCGCCCGCGATGTGATCGCCGATGGCCTTGGCCTGAAACATGTCGTCGTCGGTGCGGATTTCTGTTTCGGCAAGGGTCGCGCGGGCAATGCAAAAATGCTGCAGGAGTTTGGGCAGCGCTTCGGCTTCGGCGTGACCATCGCTGATCTGGTGACGCAGGACACGGCGCAGGTGTCCTCGACCAATATCCGCAAAGCCTTAAGCGAAGGCCGCCCCCGCGACGCCGCGGCGATGCTCAGTCATTGGCACCGCATCGAAGGCCCGGTGATCCAGGGCGATCAGCGCGGGCGCGAGCTGGGCTACCCTACCGCGAACATGTCCATCGACGGGCTGCACCCGCCAAGGTTCGGCGTCTACGCCGTACTGGTCGATGTGCTGACCGGCCCGCATCGGGGCAGCTACCAAGGCGCGGCCTCGATCGGGGTGCGGCCAATGTTCGGGGTGAACACGCCCAATTGCGAGAGCTTCCTTTTTGACTTCAAGGGCGATCTCTATGGCGAGACCCTGTCGGTGGCGTTGGTCGACTTCCTGCGCGGCGAGGAAAAATTCGACGGGCTGGAGGCGCTGATCACACAGATGGACGCCGATTGCGCCCGCGCGCGCGACATCTTGGGCGCGCTATGA
- a CDS encoding YcgN family cysteine cluster protein encodes MSDPIPRDGLRPRYWEKVPLKNMSAKEWEALCDGCGRCCLNKLEDEDTMEIAFTRVACRLLDGDTCRCAQYDIRKQFVPDCVVLTPKNIDEIGYWMPETCAYRLLHEGKPLYDWHPLISGTAQSVHDAGVSVQGWTVPEFEVSEDEWENYIIED; translated from the coding sequence ATGAGCGATCCGATCCCCCGCGACGGTCTGCGCCCAAGATACTGGGAAAAGGTGCCGCTCAAGAACATGAGCGCCAAGGAGTGGGAAGCGCTCTGCGACGGTTGCGGGCGCTGCTGCCTCAACAAGCTTGAAGACGAAGACACGATGGAGATCGCGTTCACCCGGGTGGCCTGCCGCCTGCTGGACGGCGACACCTGCCGCTGCGCGCAATACGACATCCGCAAGCAATTTGTGCCCGATTGCGTGGTGCTGACGCCGAAGAATATCGACGAGATCGGCTACTGGATGCCCGAGACCTGCGCCTACCGGCTGCTGCACGAGGGCAAGCCGCTTTACGACTGGCACCCGCTGATCTCTGGCACCGCGCAGTCCGTTCACGACGCTGGCGTGTCGGTGCAGGGGTGGACGGTACCCGAGTTCGAGGTGTCTGAGGACGAGTGGGAAAACTACATAATCGAGGATTAA
- a CDS encoding threonine aldolase family protein, which produces MFFASDNTSPVHPKVMEAVVRANTGYAMPYGNDPIMDEVRAAIRDRFEAPEAAVYLTATGTSANCTALACLAPPWSTIFCHTNAHIEEDECGAPEFYTGGAKLTLVGGDDARMDANALDHAISHTGRGGVHNIQCGAVSLTSPTENGAVYSVAQIEEIALIAKRYDLPLHMDGARFANALVATNASPAEMTWKAGVDAVTLGGTKNGLMGVEAVILFDAKHAWEFELRRKRAGHLFSKHRYLSAQMQTYLDGDLWLEMARHANAMAARLKDGLMQLEGAELLHPVEANSVFARWPRAAHKRAHDAGAKYYLWPFAQPLDGDPEELLSARMVCSWCTTEDDVDQFLSTLTP; this is translated from the coding sequence ATGTTCTTTGCCTCTGACAACACATCGCCCGTGCATCCAAAGGTCATGGAGGCGGTCGTGCGCGCCAATACAGGCTACGCGATGCCCTATGGCAATGATCCGATCATGGACGAGGTCCGCGCCGCCATCCGCGACCGGTTCGAGGCGCCCGAGGCCGCGGTCTACCTGACCGCCACCGGCACCTCGGCCAATTGCACGGCGCTGGCCTGCCTCGCTCCGCCGTGGTCCACGATCTTCTGCCACACCAACGCGCATATCGAGGAAGACGAATGCGGCGCGCCGGAATTCTACACCGGCGGCGCGAAACTGACGCTGGTCGGCGGCGATGACGCCCGTATGGATGCGAACGCGCTGGATCACGCGATCAGCCATACCGGGCGCGGCGGCGTGCACAACATCCAGTGCGGCGCGGTCTCGCTGACCTCGCCCACCGAGAATGGCGCGGTCTATTCCGTGGCCCAGATCGAGGAAATCGCCCTCATCGCCAAGCGCTACGACCTGCCGCTGCACATGGACGGCGCGCGCTTCGCCAATGCGCTGGTCGCCACCAACGCCTCGCCCGCCGAGATGACGTGGAAAGCGGGCGTGGACGCGGTGACGCTGGGCGGCACCAAGAATGGCCTGATGGGGGTCGAGGCGGTGATCCTGTTCGATGCGAAACACGCCTGGGAGTTCGAGCTGCGCCGCAAGCGCGCCGGGCATCTGTTCTCGAAGCACCGTTACCTGTCGGCGCAGATGCAGACCTATCTCGACGGCGATCTGTGGCTCGAGATGGCGCGCCACGCCAACGCGATGGCGGCGCGGCTGAAGGACGGTTTGATGCAGCTTGAGGGCGCAGAGCTGCTGCACCCGGTCGAGGCAAACTCCGTCTTCGCCCGCTGGCCGCGCGCCGCCCACAAGCGCGCCCATGATGCGGGCGCCAAATACTACCTGTGGCCCTTTGCTCAGCCTCTGGACGGCGATCCGGAGGAGTTGCTCTCTGCTCGCATGGTATGTTCGTGGTGCACGACCGAGGATGACGTGGACCAGTTCCTGAGCACGCTTACGCCGTAA
- a CDS encoding alpha/beta fold hydrolase has product MPDAVLLHGMLADRRVWRGVVPQLDHLTRHLVELPGHGDAPDWDGGAYQDQALGLLDAQAQGPIHLIGHSFGATVALRFAVEHPEKLASLTLIEPVFFHAARRTDQAAFAQYAETGAPVIDAIRAGETHKAAEMFLGAWGAPGMWEALPDKARDAIAGQMHLIDVSAPSLIDDTGNIWPRLDRITCPVLYVQGANSPPVIAAIAHGLEQQMKVDATLTIEGAGHMIPLTHGEELGRAIAQFTA; this is encoded by the coding sequence GTGCCCGACGCCGTTTTGCTTCATGGTATGCTCGCTGACCGGCGGGTATGGCGCGGCGTGGTGCCTCAGCTGGATCACCTGACGCGCCATCTGGTCGAGTTGCCCGGACACGGCGACGCGCCGGATTGGGACGGGGGCGCGTATCAGGATCAGGCGCTTGGCCTTCTCGATGCACAGGCGCAAGGCCCGATCCATCTGATTGGCCACTCATTCGGGGCTACGGTCGCGCTGCGTTTTGCGGTCGAGCACCCGGAGAAGCTGGCGAGCCTGACGCTGATCGAGCCTGTATTCTTCCACGCCGCGCGCCGGACGGATCAGGCCGCCTTCGCGCAGTATGCCGAGACCGGCGCGCCGGTGATCGACGCGATCCGGGCGGGCGAGACCCACAAGGCGGCGGAGATGTTTCTGGGCGCTTGGGGCGCGCCCGGGATGTGGGAGGCGCTGCCGGACAAAGCGCGCGACGCGATCGCTGGACAGATGCATCTGATCGACGTTTCGGCCCCGAGCCTGATCGACGATACGGGCAACATCTGGCCGCGCTTGGATCGCATCACCTGCCCGGTGCTCTATGTGCAGGGAGCGAACTCGCCGCCCGTGATCGCCGCCATCGCCCACGGGCTGGAGCAGCAGATGAAGGTCGATGCGACCCTGACCATCGAGGGGGCGGGCCACATGATCCCGCTGACCCATGGCGAAGAGCTGGGTCGGGCCATCGCGCAGTTTACGGCGTAA
- a CDS encoding 2-hydroxychromene-2-carboxylate isomerase — translation MPHIDYYFATLSPYTYMAGTRLEEVAAKHGATITYKPLDIMALFGRTGGTPPPQRHPNRQEWRLQEMRRSAKKLGLPINLKPAHWPTNPAPSSYAIIAAQEAGGDVGALVHAFTRACWAEERDIAEDAVVREVLEANGFDAALADKGLLAGAEQYARNLEDAVGAGVFGAPTYITDGDERFWGQDKIEDLDLHLSGKL, via the coding sequence ATGCCGCATATCGACTACTATTTCGCGACCCTGTCTCCCTACACCTACATGGCGGGCACCCGCCTGGAGGAGGTCGCGGCCAAGCACGGCGCGACGATCACCTACAAGCCGCTCGATATCATGGCCCTGTTCGGCCGCACCGGCGGCACCCCGCCGCCGCAGCGCCACCCCAACCGGCAGGAGTGGCGACTGCAGGAGATGCGGCGCTCGGCCAAGAAACTGGGGCTGCCGATCAACCTGAAGCCCGCCCATTGGCCAACGAATCCCGCGCCGTCCTCCTACGCGATCATCGCGGCCCAAGAGGCAGGGGGCGATGTGGGGGCGCTGGTTCATGCGTTCACCCGCGCCTGCTGGGCCGAAGAGCGCGACATCGCAGAGGATGCCGTCGTGCGCGAGGTGCTGGAGGCCAATGGGTTCGACGCCGCGCTGGCCGATAAAGGCCTGCTGGCCGGAGCCGAGCAATACGCGCGCAACCTCGAGGACGCTGTGGGCGCGGGCGTCTTTGGCGCGCCGACCTACATCACCGATGGCGACGAGCGGTTCTGGGGGCAGGACAAGATCGAGGATTTGGACCTGCATCTCTCCGGCAAGCTCTAG
- a CDS encoding ribose-phosphate pyrophosphokinase, protein MLHTSDLKLIAGNANKPLAEAVAKRMSMHRGMAVRPVDARVERFNDGEIFVEVFENVRGEDMFIIQSTSNPANDNLMELLIMADALRRSSAARITAVIPYFGYARQDRRTKARTPISAKLVANLIANSGVERVLTMDLHAAQIQGFFDLPVDNLYASPIFALDILHHFKDRENVMVVSPDVGGVARARELAQRIGAPLSIVDKRREKAGEVAEMTVIGDVKGKKCIIVDDICDTAGTLCKAAEVLMGAGATEVHSYITHGVLSGPAVERITKSVMKSLVITDSIEPTEAVKTCKNIRIVPTAPMFAQAILNISGGMSVSSLFDNETLKPIYESLYPSS, encoded by the coding sequence ATGCTGCACACTTCCGATCTCAAGCTCATTGCGGGCAATGCGAACAAACCGCTGGCCGAAGCCGTGGCCAAGCGAATGTCGATGCATCGCGGCATGGCGGTCCGGCCGGTCGATGCCCGGGTCGAACGCTTTAACGATGGCGAGATCTTTGTCGAGGTGTTCGAGAATGTGCGCGGCGAGGATATGTTCATCATCCAGAGCACCTCGAACCCCGCCAATGACAACCTGATGGAGCTGTTGATCATGGCCGACGCCCTGCGCCGCTCCTCGGCCGCACGCATCACCGCCGTCATCCCCTATTTCGGCTACGCACGGCAGGACCGCCGCACCAAGGCGCGCACGCCGATCTCGGCCAAACTGGTCGCCAACCTGATCGCCAATTCCGGCGTCGAGCGGGTGCTGACCATGGACCTGCACGCAGCCCAGATCCAGGGCTTCTTCGATCTGCCCGTGGACAACCTCTACGCCTCGCCGATCTTCGCGCTCGACATCCTGCACCACTTCAAGGACCGCGAGAATGTCATGGTGGTCTCGCCCGATGTGGGCGGCGTGGCCCGCGCGCGCGAGCTGGCGCAGCGCATCGGCGCCCCGCTCTCCATCGTGGACAAACGCCGCGAGAAGGCGGGCGAGGTGGCCGAGATGACCGTCATCGGTGACGTCAAAGGCAAGAAATGCATTATTGTCGACGACATTTGCGACACCGCCGGCACCCTGTGCAAGGCCGCCGAGGTGTTGATGGGCGCGGGCGCGACCGAGGTGCACAGCTACATCACCCACGGCGTGCTATCGGGCCCAGCGGTGGAGCGGATCACCAAATCGGTGATGAAAAGCCTCGTCATCACCGACAGCATCGAGCCCACCGAGGCCGTCAAGACATGCAAGAACATCCGCATCGTGCCGACAGCGCCCATGTTCGCCCAGGCGATCCTGAATATCTCGGGCGGCATGTCGGTCTCGTCGCTGTTTGACAACGAGACACTGAAGCCGATTTACGAAAGCCTCTACCCCAGCAGCTAG
- a CDS encoding H-type lectin domain-containing protein — protein sequence MQRLNSNTIGITQGSRVLFSDFIDDGPMWTGTGPREHRFEVDFAERFAAVPNVQVSISMWDSDQKTNQRMDISAENITETGFDLVFRTWGDTRVARVRANWMVIGPLPNEDDWQLY from the coding sequence ATGCAGCGTCTGAACAGCAATACGATCGGGATAACCCAGGGATCACGGGTTTTGTTCTCGGACTTCATCGACGATGGGCCGATGTGGACCGGGACCGGTCCGCGCGAGCATCGTTTCGAGGTCGACTTTGCCGAGCGTTTCGCCGCCGTGCCCAATGTGCAGGTCTCGATCTCCATGTGGGACAGCGACCAGAAGACCAATCAGCGTATGGATATCTCGGCAGAGAACATCACGGAGACCGGATTCGATCTGGTGTTCCGGACCTGGGGCGACACCCGCGTTGCGCGAGTGCGGGCCAACTGGATGGTGATCGGCCCCTTGCCCAACGAGGATGATTGGCAGCTTTACTGA